The following proteins are encoded in a genomic region of Cryptomeria japonica chromosome 11, Sugi_1.0, whole genome shotgun sequence:
- the LOC131038161 gene encoding U-box domain-containing protein 27, with amino-acid sequence MVKQRQDLYITVPSFFKCPISLDIMKSPVSLSTGVTYDRCSIQKWLDEGHNTCPATMQVLESKEIIPNYTLRRLIQVWSVSNQISVNSCAAVSKNVSEPQIGPRQAKDILQDIRNGAVDCEILNDLLKYAAESDKNRERLVKAGAVSILAQILSSRGKSGEICAKMMEIRSLAVKIFLLIPHNERTVRILASPETLSAFAEIFVEGTSEAKIEAAKLLESLLTDGDVKGQIASHDGLLMSLLRISEADAKVMEAVLRCLHGLCTPKRNRLNFVRLGAVGHMTKLLRGADGKIAEQILGLLEFMSGSAEGRTSICDQPLCLQTIVQKMLKISVAATEHCVITLWSVCCLSADRRARNAVMQSGGLTKLLLLMQSDCSPAVRQMAGDLLKIFREKSKEVCRNYSYDSKMTHITPF; translated from the coding sequence ATGGTGAAGCAACGGCAGGATCTGTATATCACTGTTCCGTCGTTCTTCAAGTGCCCGATTTCTCTGGATATTATGAAGTCCCCTGTGAGCCTGAGCACCGGCGTCACATACGATCGGTGCAGTATTCAGAAATGGCTGGATGAAGGTCATAATACTTGTCCTGCTACCATGCAGGTCTTGGAGAGCAAAGAGATTATTCCGAATTATACGCTGCGGCGGCTCATTCAGGTATGGTCTGTCTCCAACCAGATCTCCGTGAATTCTTGTGCAGCGGTTTCGAAAAATGTTAGCGAGCCTCAAATCGGCCCCAGGCAGGCCAAGGACATTTTACAGGACATCAGAAACGGGGCCGTGGACTGCGAAATTCTCAACGATTTGCTCAAATACGCCGCGGAATCCGATAAGAACCGGGAACGTCTCGTCAAGGCCGGGGCGGTCTCTATTCTGGCGCAAATTCTGTCGAGCCGTGGAAAATCCGGGGAAATTTGCGCAAAGATGATGGAAATTCGGTCCCTGGCCGTTAAGATCTTCTTGTTGATTCCGCACAACGAGAGGACGGTTCGAATCCTCGCCAGTCCCGAGACGCTGAGTGCTTTTGCAGAGATTTTTGTGGAGGGAACCTCGGAGGCAAAGATCGAGGCAGCGAAATTGCTCGAGAGTCTGTTAACCGACGGAGACGTTAAAGGTCAAATCGCGTCGCATGACGGACTGTTGATGTCGCTGCTGAGGATCTCTGAAGCGGACGCAAAGGTCATGGAAGCGGTTCTGCGCTGCCTTCACGGCCTTTGCACGCCGAAGCGCAACAGGCTTAATTTTGTCCGGCTTGGAGCGGTCGGTCACATGACGAAGCTCCTCCGCGGAGCCGACGGGAAAATCGCTGAGCAAATACTCGGTCTTCTGGAGTTTATGTCGGGCTCTGCGGAGGGCAGGACTTCGATCTGTGACCAGCCGCTTTGCTTGCAGACAATTGTGCAGAAAATGCTCAAGATTTCTGTTGCCGCTACGGAACACTGTGTTATAACTCTCTGGAGCGTTTGCTGCCTTTCTGCCGATCGGAGAGCCCGCAATGCCGTCATGCAATCCGGCGGACTGACGAAACTTTTGCTCTTAATGCAGAGCGATTGCTCGCCGGCTGTGAGGCAAATGGCCGGCGATCTGCTCAAAATTTTCAGAGAGAAATCTAAGGAGGTTTGCCGTAATTACAGCTACGACAGCAAAATGACGCATATAACGCCTTTTTGA